One stretch of Tenrec ecaudatus isolate mTenEca1 chromosome 18, mTenEca1.hap1, whole genome shotgun sequence DNA includes these proteins:
- the LAIR1 gene encoding leukocyte-associated immunoglobulin-like receptor 1, which produces MSPAPTILLSLALCLGPAIQAQYGDPDTPSISVEPGSVVPSGSSVTFICRGTRWTAIRLEKFEPNLLYQEKFNNPLGDETEARFHFPTLYILIGISVAVVLGLLFLVLFLLHCQRQRKRGTRYTKRKDENPQKRFSPGGEVLKSTPEATTVDGLPEKDGERDTSTPAAGGPQDVTYAQLNQQALTRGAAQSGSWQLAAESTTYAAINKH; this is translated from the exons CGCTCTGCCTGGGACCAGCGATCCAAGCACAATATG GCGACCCTGACACACCCTCCATCTCAGTGGAGCCAGGCTCTGTGGTTCCCTCCGGGAGCTCTGTGACCTTCATCTGCCGGGGCACACGCTGGACTGCAATCCGACTGGAGAAATTTGAACCAAACCTGTTATACCAGGAGAAGTTCAATAACCCTTTGGGGGATGAAACAGAGGCCAGATTCCACTTCCCCACC CTGTACATCCTCATTGGCATTTCTGTGGCCGTGGTCCTGGGTCTCCTCTTCCtcgtcctcttcctcctccattgTCAGCGTCAGAGGAAACGTG GCACCCGCTACACCAAGCGCAAGGATGAGAATCCACAGAAGAG ATTCAGCCCAGGTGGTGAAGTCTTAAAGAGCACGCCAG AGGCGACCACAGTAGATGGACTTCCCGAGAAGGATGGAGAGAGGGACACCTCG acCCCTGCTGCAGGAGGCCCCCAGGATGTGACTTACGCTCAGCTGAACCAGCAAGCCCTCACTCGAGGGGCAGCTCAGTCTGGGTCTTGGCAGCTGGCAGCTGAGTCCACCACGTATGCAGCCATCAACAAGCACTGA